The Rhodothermus sp. genome includes a window with the following:
- a CDS encoding metallophosphoesterase, with product MVLIHLSDLHFGRLASRAVVEDLQAEVLRQAPDLVVISGDLTQRARPRQFRAARAFLETLPAPVLVVPGNHDVYPWWRPLNRLVRPLARYRRYISDNLRPSFVNDKVAVLGLNTAYGATIKGGRLAAEDLAFLQTFFAAVPPATARILVVHHHLMQLQAVGPHDVARGARQALEAAAEAGVELILCGHLHVAHVEPVVVQPRGHRLVIVSAGTATSSRGRSPHRNKNFYNVIRVEREVVQIEERCYEPTFRRFVGFRRHRFERTYLSPKFRCA from the coding sequence ATGGTCCTTATACATCTTTCAGACCTGCATTTCGGACGCCTGGCCTCCCGTGCCGTTGTTGAAGACCTGCAGGCAGAGGTTCTCCGCCAGGCGCCCGATCTGGTAGTGATCAGCGGCGATCTGACGCAGCGTGCGCGTCCGCGTCAGTTTCGAGCGGCCCGAGCGTTTCTGGAAACCCTGCCGGCACCTGTGCTGGTTGTGCCAGGCAATCACGATGTCTATCCCTGGTGGCGTCCCCTCAATCGACTGGTGCGGCCGCTGGCCCGCTACCGCCGGTATATCTCTGATAACCTGCGCCCGTCGTTCGTCAACGATAAAGTGGCCGTGTTGGGGCTAAATACCGCCTATGGCGCAACCATTAAAGGGGGACGCCTGGCGGCCGAAGATCTGGCCTTCTTGCAGACGTTTTTTGCGGCAGTGCCACCGGCGACCGCGCGCATTCTGGTCGTTCACCATCACCTGATGCAACTACAGGCCGTAGGACCTCACGATGTCGCCAGAGGGGCGCGTCAGGCACTGGAGGCAGCTGCTGAAGCTGGCGTCGAATTGATCCTGTGTGGCCATCTGCATGTAGCCCACGTGGAACCGGTAGTGGTACAACCCCGGGGACACCGTCTGGTAATTGTCAGTGCCGGCACAGCCACCAGCAGTCGCGGCCGTAGTCCTCACCGGAATAAAAATTTTTATAATGTGATACGTGTCGAACGGGAAGTGGTGCAAATTGAGGAACGGTGCTACGAACCGACATTTCGTCGGTTCGTTGGTTTCCGAAGACACCGATTTGAACGCACGTATCTTTCGCCTAAGTTCCGTTGTGCTTAA
- the raiA gene encoding ribosome-associated translation inhibitor RaiA: METPDITFEYYSENHELTEALKAKVEQRIQKLAKKQRDITGVSVAVQQVEHSHTPHAYRARVVIYHKPENVVATEVAPTVQEALLNALDSVERQVREQRRKLRERWKRP; this comes from the coding sequence ATGGAGACGCCCGACATTACCTTTGAGTACTACAGCGAGAATCACGAGTTGACGGAGGCGCTGAAGGCCAAGGTTGAGCAGCGCATCCAGAAGCTGGCCAAAAAGCAGCGGGACATCACTGGCGTGTCGGTTGCCGTGCAGCAGGTGGAGCACAGCCACACGCCCCATGCCTATCGTGCCCGCGTGGTCATCTATCACAAACCAGAAAATGTGGTGGCCACCGAGGTAGCTCCTACGGTCCAGGAAGCACTACTCAATGCACTGGATTCTGTGGAGCGACAAGTACGCGAGCAGCGGCGAAAGCTTCGAGAGCGGTGGAAACGCCCGTAA